ttcaaTACTCCTATATTTTGACACTTCATCATCACCATGTTATGTCTTTTGCGAAACAGTTCACGCACATTGTACTTTGCAAGACTTGAGTTGATATATCTACCTGACTAATGAAATTTAAGCCTGTACCTGAAGTGGGACACAGTAAAAGTTGGCAGCTTTGTGCAATTCTGACACCATTAAATTTTCAGGAGCCAAATTTACCCGAGCAGATTCCAAAAAATGTGATACAGGCTCTAGGAGGTCGACCTGATAAAAAGACAAACATTTCAATTTTTAGTCAAAGGAATATTAACTGAAGTTAAATCTGAGGAATAATAGTTTCTTAAGCAGGTGAAGTCGTTTATCATGTTTGTGAAGAAACCACAGCCATCCAGATGAGATGCCAGCAAAAAATTATGATGCAAAATGGTGGGCAGAATACACATGTTGCTTACATATGCCATGTGACCACTTTATGGGGTGGGTGTGGAAGAGAACTACTGTACACAAGAAAGGATTACATGCTAGGAAACTAAATAGTACAGAGTATCATCTTAGCGACCAGGGACAAAGCAATCAAGTGTGAAGAGGCTATAGAAGAAAACATAATTCAAAACTTAGTTAATTGCAAATGCACACTGCATGGCATAGTAGCTATAGCATTTACCAAACtatttctccaaaaaaaataaaaaaaaaataaaaaaaaataaaagaccaaTAAAACAAAGAGGGAAGAAGGATGCCTACAGCCTACCTTAAGAAACCCGATTTCTGATAAGCCCCCCAATGAAATGCGAGTGTGCAAATCctttataaatttaaataaaatttaaagaacaAAAAGGAATTAGGTTACAACCTAAGTTGCacggactcttcactttcggtgCCGCACCCGTATCGACATGACATGGGTGTGGATCCGTACCGGATATGGTCATTCGATTTTGGGTACTTTGACCAAATCGATCGAGAAATTCGAGACAAATACAATGATTTctgaaatcaaaataaaaattagggTGAAACCATAATTTAggcatatgttttttttatagttaaagatatttgtattaaaaagtCCACAACCAGAAGATGCTTTAAAGATACTTACTGGTCAACGCAATGAATCAAGAAGTCTATCATAGCCTCGATATCATTTGCAATAGCCATCTTACACTAAAAAAGTAAGGGATGCATTTGTACTTAATAATCTTTTCGGATTCAAGCTTGCTCTCAAAAATTCGTGcattcctttccttccaaatagTCTGTTAGAATAGGAATAGGATTGTATATAGGATCCTACGTCGAAAAGGATTATAGTGTAGTGTCTAAATAGAGTGTAATAATGTAGATACACAATTCAGTAATATTTTTCTCCATTATTTCTCTCATGGTATCGGAGCATTGGTGAGAAACATCTGAGAAAGAAAATTCAGTCAAGACATTCGTCGTGCGTCAAATTCCGGCGACTTTATAGGGTTGTTTTGCTTCAACCCCGTGTCCATCAGTGTTGTGCGAAAACCAACACCAGCACGGGGTACACCACCCTTCCACGACAATAACTCACAAAACCCCGCCGGCAGAACCCTTCCAGGAGCTCCCATGCGCCGGCAAAAGCAATTGTCTCCGGCAAGATCTACACCACACGCCCGGCGCATGAGGTGATTTTCGGCACTTTTTCAAGACAGTTCCTCTTCAGTTGAGGTCGCCCAGCTCTTCTAAAGCACTTCCTACAAGTTTGAAGAAGATTTCAATCGCCAGATATAGCGTTCCGACGACTCCAAGCTGTTTAAGACCCCTTTTTCAAGAAATTCTCAACTCCGAGCAAACCTATACAATTTTCTTAGAATTCCGATGACTTCCATTTTTCCCGACGAGTTTTCCTGCAAGATCCAGCCCTATTTCAGCTTCTtgacttctatttcttggtggAAACTTGGAGTTTTTTCCTTTGGTCAGATTGTCTTGAAATTTTGAGCCGTGTCTTTCGAATTTGATGTCTTTAATTCCAAAAATGTGAAATTGAAGTTCAAGCCTTATGATTACTTCTGAACCGTTAATTGGAAGTTCAAATTATTTAGCTTGGGATTCCTCGGTTGAATTGTGCCAGGCAAGGTGTTCAAGATCACTTAATGAAAAAGGCCAGTGAGATAGATGAGAAGACCAAAGCACAGTGGGATAAGGTTGATGCTAAATTAAGTAGCATCATGGGGCGGTCCATTGATTCCAAGTTGGTAACCTTGTCCAGACATGTTATTTAGTTTGGAAAAAGGCTCAGTCTTTATATACTAATAACATATTTCGATTTTATGATGTGATATCTCCGAATGACAAAcctaaaaaaaataggaattagATATGTCTACTTACTTGAGACAGGTACAAGCAGTTGGGAGGAATTTGAGAGGTTGATGTCAGTCACCACAAATGTTGAAAAACAACAGGAGCAAAGATAGACGTTGTTTCTAGTTCTTTCACTTGTTGGACTTCCTATTGACCTTGATTTGATGCGTGATATTTTGGCTAGTCCTACGTTTCCTACAATTGATGAACTATTCTCTCGTTTACCTCGTCGTGCTGCGCCTCCCAATCACACAGTGGTCCCATCACCAACCGTTGATTCCTGTGTTTTCGCCTCTCAAAGCACAAAAAATCAAACATCTCAATCTAAGGAGAATCGAGGAGGCGGAGGTCGTTTTGGAAGATCTAGATCTAAGTGTAGGTATTGTCATAGGCTTGGACACACTCATGATGTATGCTATTCTCAGCATGGTCTACCTCCCAAGAATGCTCATATTGCTCAGAGCAAGTAATCAGGGATTTTCTTTATCTGAAGGAGAATATAATGAGTTCCTCCAGTAGAGAGCAAGTAAGCAGAAATCTCCACAAGTAGCCTCAGGTCAGCCTAATACTTCTGTTGTAATTCTTTTGCTTGTGTTTCACAATCTAGTACCCTTGGGCCATTGGTTGTGGACCAGGCGCTTCTGATCACATTTCTGGTAACAAATCACTTTTGTCAAATATTGCTTATTTACaatcttttttttataatgGTAACATTCTATATATCCACAGCCACAGTTATACCATAAAAGTATAGTCCCCCAACCAAAACATTACAGATTATAGCAAAAAAAACTCCTTCCTATATTGCTAGTTACATATTGTCCAAAACATCAAAAATATCTTCTGTGCGCACTAGGCATTCCTGCTTAcaccaaaaataataaagagcTAAAAAATTCATCTTCAGCTTCTGTATGTTGTTTTGCTTATCTTCAAAGCATCTCTGGTTTCTCTCTTTCCATACAGTCCACCAAATACATCAGGGACAACCCTCCATCTCTCCTTCTCATTTGACAAAAGACCTTCTCTATCCCAACTGCTAGGTGCCCCCTTTGTGTTACCTGGCATCACCCATCTaacgggtgcgtgtcggatacTTCAAAAATCAATGGGGATATGCAGCAACATAGATCACTCCACTGCAAATCAATCCGAGTAACATAGATCACTCCACTGCATATCCACATTGATTTGCTTTTTGCCCCCATAGATATTGTGGGTAGTCTCttagtttcaaaaaaaaaaaaaaaaattagtttcaaaaGATATTGTGGGTAGTCTCCCACTTTCCCTCCCAATAGATCAGCTAACACGTGAATCTGCTCCAAATTATTTACTGGATAGATAAATCTCTTTCCCAATTGATATGAAGCCCAGAGATGGCCTCAAAGATGATGAACATGACCCTCAGTACTCTCAATTGCTCCATCTCAGGATCACAAAAAATCAAAGTACCATCTGCATATTGTAGGTGAGAAATTTCCAGATTATTGCCAACCTTATTATTCACCTTAGAACCCCTGATCCACCCATTACTTCTAGCAGTTTTCAGCATATCATTCATCCCTCCATAGCTAAAATGAATAGAAAAGGTGAGTAGTGACAGAGGGTCCCCCTCCGCTGGTGAGCTATATATCAAGAATGAGAACTTCACTGTACTGATGCAATATCTGATCCACCTGACACATTTAGTGCCAAAGCCCATCTTCTTGAGTATTCCCAATAGAAAATCCCAATTTAGATGGTCATATGCCTTCTGGATATCCAGCTTACATAAGACTCCAGGGATTTTACTTGTCTGTCTGGCCTCCACACATTCATTTGCTATGAGTATTGCATCGATAATCTGTCTTCCCCTTATAAAGTCATCTGATGTCCATCAACTAGTCTATGTATCACCTTCTTTAACCCCTCAGCTAACAGTTTAGCTATGATTTTATAGACACTACCAATGAGGCTGATAGGTCTAAAATCATTTAGGTCCACAACTCCCACCTTCTTTGGGATAAGTGCCACAAAGTGGCATTGAAACTTCTTTCAAACACTTCTTGGCCATGGAAATTTTGTACTGCAGCTACTACATCTGGACCAATAACTTCCCACCCTTCCACCGGGCTCAGGTGACACCTGCACAGGCCTTAACTGTTTCCAGAATTTCCTGAGGTTCAAAAGGCCTCATCAAATCTTGATTCTCTTCTTCAGTGACTTTCTGTTTCAGTGTATAGCTTCTCATAATAGTTGACAATCTCTTTTTTGATAGCATCTGCCCTTGTAATAATGTAAACCCCCCACCCACTACTAATTTGTCAATGTTGTTCATTCTTTTATGTGCATTAGCAATTCGGTCAATCTGGAATTTATTGCTTTATATTCACGAATGCAATTACCGTGAAATATACCATTCATTAGCCAAAGACAACACCAACTATATGATAGGGCTGCTGTTTTCAGCCTAGATAGTTTTTTAGAAGGTTAATCCAAACTGCATGAATGCTTAGATAGTTGACCGAATTTATTTGCACCATAGTTTAACATAACATCTTATCAAGAAGATCAAAATGTTAGAATATCTTCTTCAACTGTATATCACAATATATTTACACAAAAATAGTATATACCTCATTGAAATATCGTATAAGAAGATTCTTAGTAACCCTTCCAATTCCAGATCCACAATCTGCACCAGTTGAAGCGAACTGTCCACACATTATAAACCAATaaacttgaaaatatgttatacaatttttatcaattttgcAATTTGAGGCAAACAAAGAGTTCCCACAAGTATTAAAATCAGCATTTAGGAGGGTTTTCTTAATAAGCCATTAGTAATGCTCAAGTTCTTTTTAAACTTCGTACTAAGGTGTAGATAGGCTGCACAAGTTGGTTTAAGAGTTGGCTTAAAACCCTTGATAGCAGAGTAAATAAATTTGTCTAATACTcccctccatttcaattaatATGGCAATATTTGATTGGGCgcgaattttaagaaaaaagagacTTTTGGCACCTAGCAAAAGTACCCTTGGaatttgtggtcttaaatatgaCATGACATTTCTGTGGCTACAAAAGCATATTATTAGGGCTAACATGATAAGTTTGAAGCTAAAGATTTTCTAAATACAGAAAgatattattctttttgaaatagaataaaaaggaaaaaaattcacataaaagaaaacaGAGGGTGTAAGAAATTTGTCAAAACATTTTAACTCAAAGACACTTCACCTTAGCCCTTTAGTAATGGTGTAATGATAGCAATAGCAAAATGAGAAGTTTGAAACtggagtttttccaaatttagaaAGGTATTCTTTTCTAAagagactaaaaaggaaaacatttcacttaaaacaaaacaaagggCGTAACAAGTTGTCAGAACACTTTAACTTAAAGAGACAACTTCATCTATACCGTTTAGTAATGGTGTAGAGATTGCTTTCTGTAAAGTTCTAATCTTGGTGCTTTACGGTGGCTTCCATGGAAAATATTTCTGAGGGAAATATTTCACTAACGACATCATTTTCTAAGTCAACATAAGAACCACAACATTGAGGTGATCTTAGATGGAATTGTGGctctgtttttccttttttttttttttaataaggcaAGGCTTATTGAAAATGTACCAAGATGGTACTAAAAAGATACAAACGACCTGCAAGGGATGACCATCCAGGCAGTTACATCCTGCTTGCTTGTAAGTCAAGGTAATTCAGATATCTAGGGTCATCGTTCCAAAATAATGAAATGATTGATGGAGATGTTACATATAGAATCAAAATCGGATGGTTGAAAAGGAGAACCTCTACTAGAGTGTTATATGATACAAGGATGTCTACCAAAGTTAAAGGCAAATTTTACAGAACAGTTATAAGACCAGTAATGTTATATGGGAGTGAATGTTGGGTTTCTAGGTCCATCACATCCATAAGATGAGTGTTGCATACTAACATGGATGAGCGATCATACAAGTTCagacaaaattaaaaaagaacacATATGCCAAAAGGTGCAAGTAGCagaaattaaagataaaatgatAGAAGGTTATTTAAGATGGTTTGGTTACGTCTTGTGTCAACCTTTGGATAAACTGGTGTGTAGGTGTGAAATCACGGTGAGTGAAGATGTTAAAAGAGAACGGGATAGACCTACAATCACATGAAAGGAAATTGTCTCGAAAGGCCTACAATCTCGAAATCAGTGCAAACTTAGTAAGCGATAAGGCACAATGGGAAAAATAATATAGGCAATACCAGTTAGTCGGGAATTCttttttatgaccaaaaatCTGTCTGGGGCCAACCATTAAGTTCAACCACAGCCTTCGGAATTTGGGGATAATGGGCCCTCCCCTCTGCCCTCTTTACTTAAATACCAGAATTCGTTTTCATGGTGCAGGACCTTAACCTTTTGTTTCTAGGAGTCTTTTATATCTATTAGAGCCAGTAGAAAATATAGAGAATTTCAAGTATTTTTATATTGCATAATGTTGCTCTGAGATGAATTTAAATGGAGAACATGCGCAATGAGGATTCATACAGCCCACCCCACTTGTTTGGGATAGAAACATAGTAGTTGTTATTGTTTAAATTATCTTCTGGATCATTTTTCAATGTTGTAGATATAAAAGTACTTGATTTGTGGTCATTGTACAAGGTGTATGAAGGGGATGAACACATTATTTCTGGATATTAAATGTTGACAACAGTGTCCAAATGTTGATTGAAACAAGTAAACTTGAATAGGAGTTGAAATATTTGTAGTGGAGCATAACTTTCCCCAATAAGTAAAGGAATTCATTTTCCCCATTTTGGTAGGGGATATTCTCCCTCAAaataacattttccatattacAAGGTAACTTAACAttgaaaaacaattttttgataagcaagaaatcCACGAAATCCATTCTTACAGTTCGAAAGCCGGTGAATAATGCCTCGACCCTCTATCCTTCTCCACTTAAAAACCATGCTTTTATTTGTGGCACGGTTTAGCGTGCGCCTAGTATTGCGTAAACACTGAAAAACACTTCCCTTGAGGAAAATATTGTactaaaacattttttttatgccAAACCCAAATTATTTGGGGAGCTTTTGCTAAGAAGTACACTTAATGTTGTATGGTACCATGTAATAGTGAGCTCTAATTACATACCGAGAGCTACAAGATGGCGGGCATCAAGGAACCTTTCGGCCAAAATGGTGTTGAGAAAATCCTCACTTGCCTTTATATCAGGCGCATTCACATGGCCGTATCCACCCAGCACCCCATCCACTGTGGCTTCCACACCCTTCACATACGACCATCAAagaaaaatcacaacaaaagaCATGCAATAACATACTAATAGATGATGGAAAAAGGGGACTTACTTGCCAGTAATTGATGCCTTTGTTGTACCAAAGGGACTTCTTGTGGGGGTCACCATGCCCTAATTCTTCTGTCCACATCTCCTCCGCGTTTCTAAACGTACGGCCGTCAGAGTCTAATCCGCCGATTTCCATTTGAGAACGAAACGCTCTCCTTG
The sequence above is drawn from the Lycium ferocissimum isolate CSIRO_LF1 unplaced genomic scaffold, AGI_CSIRO_Lferr_CH_V1 ctg5139, whole genome shotgun sequence genome and encodes:
- the LOC132044736 gene encoding alpha N-terminal protein methyltransferase 1 isoform X2, with the protein product MEIGGLDSDGRTFRNAEEMWTEELGHGDPHKKSLWYNKGINYWQGVEATVDGVLGGYGHVNAPDIKFASTGADCGSGIGRVTKNLLIRYFNEVDLLEPVSHFLESARVNLAPENLMVSELHKAANFYCVPLQEFTPDAERYDIIWVQWCIGHLADDDFIAFFKRAKLGLKPGGLFVLKENIARAGFVLDKEDKSITRSDSYFKELFNQCGLYIYKMKDQKEFPDELFAVKMYALTTEMPRQGNRSRPKRTTNRPAIIR
- the LOC132044736 gene encoding alpha N-terminal protein methyltransferase 1 isoform X1, with protein sequence MEIGGLDSDGRTFRNAEEMWTEELGHGDPHKKSLWYNKGINYWQGVEATVDGVLGGYGHVNAPDIKASEDFLNTILAERFLDARHLVALDCGSGIGRVTKNLLIRYFNEVDLLEPVSHFLESARVNLAPENLMVSELHKAANFYCVPLQEFTPDAERYDIIWVQWCIGHLADDDFIAFFKRAKLGLKPGGLFVLKENIARAGFVLDKEDKSITRSDSYFKELFNQCGLYIYKMKDQKEFPDELFAVKMYALTTEMPRQGNRSRPKRTTNRPAIIR